One genomic segment of Nitrososphaera sp. includes these proteins:
- a CDS encoding TIGR00296 family protein has product MGAKPIKNPMISDADGQRLVEVARQAVTEYLQTGNFHRTISLESPRMGVFVTIHALSNEGEENLRGCIGYPLGQERLYDGVVRAAIAAATEDPRFETVTPAELATIIFEVSVLTPLERIMAERPVDRKQYVRVGTDGLVIKYKECAGLLLPQVPYEQGWNVDDFLAGICHKAGLPPDKWMDPRAELYRFQALVYKEKSPAGPAARIEFPPSLK; this is encoded by the coding sequence ATGGGGGCAAAGCCGATAAAAAATCCCATGATTTCTGACGCCGATGGGCAGCGCCTTGTTGAAGTTGCGCGGCAGGCAGTCACGGAGTACTTGCAGACTGGCAACTTCCATCGAACAATTTCTCTTGAATCGCCTAGGATGGGAGTCTTTGTTACTATTCATGCTTTGTCAAACGAAGGCGAGGAGAACCTCAGGGGCTGCATTGGTTATCCATTGGGTCAGGAAAGGCTGTACGATGGAGTCGTGCGGGCCGCAATTGCGGCGGCTACTGAAGATCCGAGGTTTGAGACAGTCACTCCTGCCGAATTGGCAACTATTATTTTCGAAGTCAGTGTCCTGACGCCACTTGAGCGAATCATGGCTGAGAGGCCAGTAGATCGCAAGCAGTACGTGCGAGTTGGCACCGATGGGCTTGTGATAAAATACAAAGAATGCGCGGGATTGCTGCTTCCGCAGGTGCCTTACGAGCAGGGTTGGAACGTGGACGATTTTCTGGCAGGCATATGCCACAAGGCAGGGCTACCGCCAGACAAGTGGATGGACCCCCGCGCCGAGCTTTACCGCTTTCAGGCGCTCGTGTACAAGGAAAAGTCTCCTGCAGGCCCGGCTGCAAGGATTGAGTTTCCGCCGTCATTGAAATAA
- a CDS encoding oxaloacetate decarboxylase: MEDKNSILVLPGVFDALSARIAQYSGFDAMFQTGYGSSAALLGMPDFGFLNAGETLENARRITRAVEVPVMVDADTGYGNPLTVWRTVRDLEDAGAAGIFLEDQVWPKRCGHMLGKEVIPKEDYLFKLQAALDARRSKDFLIVARTDARAPLGLEEAIERGKQYRKAGADVIFVEAPRSVEELRQVAREIDAPLVANMIEGGATPILTSDQLLELGYRIAVFPLSALYASMFAMKQVLSELRRTGTTKESRKAMVTFQEFNDFVNLQKYMELERQYGGDKSEGGSL; this comes from the coding sequence ATTGAGGACAAGAATAGCATTTTGGTTCTGCCGGGGGTGTTTGACGCCCTCAGCGCCCGGATTGCCCAGTACTCGGGTTTTGATGCCATGTTCCAAACAGGATATGGCTCTTCCGCGGCTCTGCTGGGGATGCCAGACTTTGGCTTTCTAAATGCTGGAGAGACTCTTGAAAACGCCCGCCGAATAACAAGGGCCGTTGAAGTGCCGGTGATGGTGGACGCCGATACAGGGTACGGAAACCCTCTTACGGTGTGGCGGACGGTCAGAGACCTTGAAGACGCTGGAGCAGCCGGTATTTTCCTCGAGGATCAGGTTTGGCCAAAAAGGTGCGGCCACATGCTAGGAAAGGAAGTCATACCGAAGGAGGACTACCTATTTAAACTCCAAGCAGCACTGGACGCGAGACGTAGCAAGGACTTTCTGATAGTCGCACGGACAGATGCCCGTGCTCCGCTCGGCCTTGAGGAGGCTATCGAACGCGGCAAACAGTACAGAAAAGCTGGAGCGGACGTGATATTCGTCGAAGCCCCCCGGAGCGTCGAGGAGCTGAGGCAGGTTGCTCGAGAAATCGACGCCCCGCTGGTTGCGAACATGATTGAAGGCGGGGCTACTCCCATCCTCACTTCGGACCAGCTCCTTGAACTTGGCTACAGGATTGCGGTGTTTCCCCTATCGGCATTGTACGCTTCCATGTTTGCCATGAAGCAGGTTCTCTCAGAGCTGAGAAGAACGGGGACTACAAAGGAATCTCGTAAGGCAATGGTGACCTTTCAGGAGTTCAATGATTTTGTCAACCTTCAAAAATATATGGAATTGGAAAGGCAATACGGAGGAGACAAATCAGAAGGAGGTTCGCTGTAA